In Streptomyces asoensis, a single genomic region encodes these proteins:
- a CDS encoding ABC transporter substrate-binding protein — protein sequence MAAVAAVSAFGLVAGCGGSDSGGTGGGKKDGKVTITMGLFGVMGFKETGLLDKYMKEHPNIVIKADVAGDEQTYYTALQTHLAAGSGLKDIQGIEIGRAKELSDTQQDKFVDLAGLAGTDHFLPWKQSQVTTKDKKVIGLGTDIGPMAVCYRKDLFEQAGLPTERGEVAKLWEGDWSKYVAAGKRFKQNSKDDKVAFMDSSSGLFNAMIYGNSQQFYDKQGELIYATNPVVKGAWKLASEAATSGLTAKLRQFQPGWDPGLANSTFASTVCPAWMLAHISEKAGPANKGKWDVAKAPKGANWGGSFLGVMEKSPVSKEAQELVAWLTAPEQQAYLFEKIGNFPSSKTALGMPEVVDATSDYFSGAPIGKIFSAAAQEIPDEQVLGRKDGTIKDIFSQGLTLIEAQNKSPNEAWETTDKRIEKAVG from the coding sequence ATGGCCGCGGTAGCAGCTGTGTCGGCTTTCGGTCTGGTCGCGGGCTGTGGGGGCAGCGACAGCGGAGGGACCGGCGGCGGGAAGAAGGACGGCAAGGTCACCATCACCATGGGGCTGTTCGGCGTCATGGGCTTCAAGGAGACCGGCCTCCTCGACAAGTACATGAAGGAACACCCGAACATCGTCATCAAGGCGGACGTCGCCGGTGACGAACAGACCTACTACACCGCCCTTCAGACTCATCTGGCCGCCGGGAGCGGACTGAAAGACATCCAGGGCATAGAAATTGGTCGGGCCAAGGAACTGTCGGACACCCAGCAGGACAAGTTCGTGGATCTGGCCGGCCTGGCCGGGACGGACCACTTCCTGCCGTGGAAGCAGAGCCAGGTCACCACCAAGGACAAGAAGGTCATCGGCCTGGGGACCGACATCGGCCCGATGGCGGTCTGCTACCGCAAGGACCTGTTCGAGCAGGCCGGCCTGCCCACCGAACGCGGCGAGGTCGCGAAGCTGTGGGAGGGCGACTGGTCGAAGTACGTCGCCGCGGGCAAGCGGTTCAAGCAGAACTCGAAGGACGACAAGGTCGCCTTCATGGACAGCTCCAGCGGGCTGTTCAACGCCATGATCTACGGAAACTCCCAGCAGTTCTACGACAAGCAGGGCGAGCTGATCTACGCCACCAACCCGGTGGTGAAGGGCGCGTGGAAGCTGGCCTCGGAGGCGGCCACGTCGGGTCTGACCGCCAAGCTCCGCCAGTTCCAGCCCGGCTGGGACCCCGGCCTGGCCAACAGCACCTTCGCCAGCACCGTCTGCCCGGCGTGGATGCTCGCGCACATCAGCGAGAAGGCGGGCCCCGCGAACAAGGGCAAGTGGGACGTCGCCAAGGCGCCGAAGGGCGCCAACTGGGGCGGATCGTTCCTCGGCGTGATGGAGAAGAGCCCCGTCAGCAAGGAGGCGCAGGAGCTCGTCGCCTGGCTCACCGCCCCTGAGCAGCAGGCCTACCTCTTCGAGAAGATCGGCAACTTCCCCTCGTCCAAGACCGCTCTGGGGATGCCCGAAGTGGTCGATGCCACGTCGGACTACTTCAGCGGCGCGCCCATCGGGAAGATCTTCAGCGCCGCGGCCCAGGAGATCCCCGACGAGCAGGTGCTCGGCCGCAAGGACGGCACCATCAAGGACATCTTCTCGCAGGGCCTGACCTTGATCGAGGCGCAGAACAAGAGCCCGAACGAGGCATGGGAGACCACGGACAAGCGCATCGAGAAGGCCGTCGGCTGA
- a CDS encoding LacI family DNA-binding transcriptional regulator: MGGTQRPTIKTVAARAGVGRTTVSRVVNGSDLVSDKAKAAVLAAIAELNYVPNSVARGLVTNRTNSVALVIPESESRLGSEPYFSAVIRGVSTALATTRTQLQLVLVRDQAERDQLTESVAERRVDGVLLVSVHEHDPLPGLLEDMGLPTVLAGRRSRAESLSHVHSDNAGGAAAAVTHLLARGRRTIATITGPLDMDVSRSRLQGWRAALEEAGHEIPEHLVASGDFTEEGGQAAIRSLLGRVPALDAVFVASDVMAAGALAELRRQGRRVPDDVAVVGFDDSIIARHTNPSLTSVRQPVEEIGTTIARILLEEIADPQGPRQHVVLPTELVVRESS; this comes from the coding sequence ATGGGGGGCACGCAACGCCCGACCATCAAGACCGTGGCCGCGCGCGCCGGTGTCGGACGCACCACGGTTTCACGAGTCGTCAACGGCTCGGACCTCGTCAGCGACAAGGCCAAGGCCGCCGTGCTCGCCGCCATCGCCGAGCTGAACTACGTCCCGAACTCGGTTGCCCGGGGGCTCGTGACGAACCGGACGAACTCCGTGGCCCTGGTGATTCCCGAGTCCGAGAGCAGACTCGGTTCCGAGCCCTACTTCTCGGCGGTCATCCGCGGGGTCAGCACCGCCCTCGCCACCACCCGGACACAGCTCCAACTGGTGCTCGTGCGCGACCAGGCCGAGCGGGACCAGCTCACCGAGTCGGTGGCGGAGCGGCGTGTCGACGGAGTACTCCTGGTCTCGGTGCACGAGCACGACCCGCTGCCCGGCCTGTTGGAGGACATGGGCCTGCCCACGGTGCTCGCCGGGCGCCGCTCCCGCGCCGAGTCGCTCAGCCACGTGCACTCCGACAACGCCGGTGGCGCCGCAGCGGCCGTCACGCATCTGCTCGCACGAGGGCGGCGGACGATCGCCACGATCACCGGCCCCCTCGACATGGACGTGTCGCGCAGCCGGTTGCAGGGGTGGCGCGCGGCACTGGAGGAGGCGGGCCACGAAATCCCCGAGCACCTCGTTGCGTCGGGCGACTTCACCGAGGAGGGCGGACAGGCCGCGATTCGTTCACTCCTTGGACGAGTCCCCGCGCTCGACGCCGTGTTCGTCGCCTCGGACGTCATGGCGGCGGGGGCGCTGGCGGAGCTGCGCCGGCAGGGGCGCCGTGTCCCCGACGACGTGGCGGTGGTCGGATTCGACGACTCCATCATCGCCCGGCACACGAATCCGTCGCTGACCAGCGTGCGTCAGCCCGTCGAGGAGATCGGCACCACGATCGCCCGCATCCTCCTGGAGGAGATCGCCGATCCCCAGGGGCCGCGTCAGCACGTCGTCCTTCCCACCGAACTCGTGGTGCGCGAATCGTCATGA
- a CDS encoding ATP-binding protein, translating into MSGIRHRPRPTVPALLRRAAPPTLRGRLSLVALTTAALLMLVLTVAFNTVARHRLHHQADDELRTRAAAVATTIDTSGATVRVLETSHDALLDADVWIYAGGHLLEAPPSAGRLTRVADALAGRGGRRCVTADVDGPLRPCSQPVPGGRSEATVVTALDLSPYRSSADTLLLGSVALDVVMLACTYALTRLAVGRALRPVRTMTDQATHWSAVASVERFGRTRHPAELARLGTSLDALLDRIRTLLRHERQLTGELSHELRTPLSRIVAELDWWQTRPRTADEIRAVHRAVAEAAQSMRTICDTLLDDARGGALTAPGTAEILPTLRRLTEVLDAPDHLTVAADGPPLEAGVPPALLERIVSPLLANACRYARSQVAVRAYRAPDGVRIDVLDDGPGVPRPFAGQLFEPGRRADPGDGHGGAGLGLPLARRLARSAGGEVTYDPVHTPGARFVVSLPAG; encoded by the coding sequence ATGAGCGGCATCCGCCACCGGCCCCGGCCGACCGTCCCCGCCCTTCTCCGCCGTGCGGCGCCCCCCACCCTGCGCGGCCGGCTGTCCCTCGTGGCCCTCACCACGGCGGCGCTGCTCATGCTGGTCCTCACCGTCGCCTTCAACACGGTCGCCCGGCACCGTCTGCACCACCAGGCGGACGACGAACTGCGCACCCGCGCCGCCGCCGTCGCGACGACCATCGACACCTCGGGCGCGACCGTACGGGTGCTGGAGACCTCCCACGACGCCCTCCTCGACGCCGACGTGTGGATCTACGCCGGCGGACACCTGCTGGAAGCACCGCCGAGCGCCGGCCGCCTCACCCGGGTCGCCGACGCACTGGCCGGCCGGGGAGGGCGGCGGTGCGTCACCGCCGACGTGGACGGTCCCCTCCGGCCGTGCTCGCAGCCGGTGCCCGGGGGCAGGAGCGAGGCCACGGTGGTCACCGCCCTCGACCTCTCGCCGTACCGGAGTTCGGCCGACACCCTGCTCCTGGGCTCGGTCGCGCTGGACGTCGTGATGCTCGCCTGCACGTACGCCCTCACGCGGCTCGCGGTGGGCCGCGCGCTGCGCCCGGTCCGTACGATGACCGACCAGGCGACCCACTGGAGCGCCGTCGCCTCCGTAGAACGCTTCGGCCGTACGCGGCACCCCGCCGAACTCGCGCGGCTCGGTACCTCGTTGGACGCCCTGCTGGACCGCATCCGCACCCTCCTGCGCCACGAGCGGCAGCTCACCGGCGAACTCTCGCACGAGCTGCGGACGCCCCTGAGCCGGATCGTCGCCGAACTCGACTGGTGGCAGACCCGCCCGCGCACCGCCGACGAGATCCGCGCCGTCCACCGGGCCGTCGCGGAGGCCGCCCAGTCCATGCGGACCATCTGCGACACCCTCCTCGACGACGCCCGCGGCGGCGCCCTCACCGCTCCCGGCACCGCCGAGATCCTCCCGACCCTGCGTCGCCTCACCGAAGTCCTCGACGCGCCGGATCACTTGACGGTCGCCGCCGACGGCCCGCCTCTGGAGGCCGGAGTCCCGCCCGCCCTCCTCGAGCGGATCGTCAGCCCGCTCCTGGCCAACGCCTGCCGCTACGCCCGCTCCCAGGTGGCCGTCCGCGCCTACCGTGCGCCCGACGGCGTGCGCATCGACGTCCTCGACGACGGCCCCGGCGTACCTCGGCCGTTCGCCGGGCAGCTCTTCGAGCCCGGGCGGCGCGCGGATCCCGGGGACGGACACGGTGGCGCGGGCCTGGGACTGCCGCTGGCGCGACGCCTGGCCCGCTCCGCCGGCGGCGAGGTGACGTACGACCCCGTGCACACTCCCGGGGCACGCTTCGTGGTCAGCCTGCCCGCCGGGTGA
- a CDS encoding response regulator transcription factor: protein MRRTILVVEDDHALRDVLMRGLRDEDFDPVPAPDGATALRLATPEICAAVLDIGLPDADGRDVCTALRANGFHSPVVFLTAHHRLSDRLSGFSAGGDDYLPKPFHLSELAARLRAALKRAAPPPARTTGDLALDAVRHTAGVRGTRVDLTPTEFRLLAALMTASGGLVRRRDLVRAAWPEGALVHDNTLDQYLSRLRRKLREAGSDRTIGTARGIGHRLS, encoded by the coding sequence ATGCGCCGGACGATCCTGGTCGTCGAGGACGATCACGCCCTGCGTGACGTGCTGATGCGCGGGCTGCGCGACGAGGACTTCGACCCCGTGCCCGCACCGGACGGCGCCACCGCACTCCGGCTGGCCACCCCCGAGATCTGCGCGGCCGTGCTCGACATAGGACTGCCCGACGCCGACGGCCGGGACGTGTGCACGGCGCTGCGCGCTAACGGATTCCACTCCCCCGTCGTCTTCCTCACCGCCCACCACCGGCTGAGCGACCGGCTGTCCGGGTTCTCGGCCGGAGGCGACGACTACCTGCCCAAGCCGTTCCATCTCAGCGAACTCGCGGCCCGCCTGCGGGCAGCCCTCAAACGGGCCGCGCCGCCGCCCGCTCGCACGACGGGAGACCTGGCCCTGGACGCGGTCCGGCACACGGCCGGCGTCCGAGGCACCCGGGTCGACCTGACACCGACCGAGTTCCGTCTCCTGGCGGCGCTCATGACGGCTTCCGGCGGCCTCGTGCGCCGCCGCGATCTGGTCCGGGCGGCCTGGCCCGAGGGCGCCCTCGTCCATGACAACACGCTCGACCAGTACCTGAGCCGGCTGCGCCGCAAGCTGCGCGAGGCCGGCAGCGACCGGACGATCGGCACGGCCCGCGGGATCGGCCACCGGCTGTCATGA
- a CDS encoding phosphatase PAP2 family protein — MKRGEIAELAGSCGLGAWTGLSVLTMVVVGHEGIPLFADADLLSWSVGHRPGTVVAVARWVTATGTGVVPYALVVLAALMAGRTSRQRALAAALCLGCVGAGQALRYTVMALVGRPRPPLPDWATHASGWAFPSGHTTTAALTAGLLIIAVRVRGPRAGTPLTVVIGCWGALVGLTRVYLGVHWFTDVVGGWLFAAGWLGLCLWAVARWLPERMTPGATDSETAPAAGTDMAAGAGTDTTSARRTAEPPGGTGGGIAGGRSATVPKQTDAARQRREDHAPDDPGRRGRSRPA, encoded by the coding sequence ATGAAGCGTGGTGAGATCGCCGAACTGGCCGGCAGCTGCGGCCTCGGCGCGTGGACGGGCCTGAGCGTCCTGACCATGGTCGTGGTGGGGCACGAGGGCATACCCCTGTTCGCCGACGCCGATCTCCTCTCGTGGTCCGTCGGCCATCGGCCCGGTACGGTCGTGGCGGTCGCGCGCTGGGTGACCGCCACCGGGACCGGTGTGGTCCCGTACGCGCTGGTGGTTCTGGCCGCGCTCATGGCGGGGCGCACCTCACGGCAGCGAGCGCTCGCCGCCGCGCTCTGCCTGGGCTGCGTCGGGGCGGGCCAGGCGCTGCGGTACACGGTGATGGCCCTCGTCGGCCGGCCGCGGCCGCCCCTGCCGGACTGGGCGACGCATGCCTCGGGCTGGGCGTTCCCGTCCGGTCACACCACCACCGCGGCCCTCACCGCAGGACTGCTGATCATCGCCGTCCGCGTACGCGGCCCGCGAGCCGGAACCCCGCTCACGGTGGTCATCGGCTGCTGGGGCGCACTGGTCGGCCTGACCCGTGTCTATCTCGGCGTGCACTGGTTCACCGACGTGGTCGGCGGCTGGCTGTTCGCCGCCGGCTGGCTGGGGCTGTGCCTGTGGGCCGTGGCGCGCTGGCTCCCCGAGCGAATGACCCCCGGCGCGACGGACTCGGAGACGGCCCCGGCCGCGGGCACGGACATGGCCGCGGGCGCGGGCACCGACACGACCTCGGCCCGCAGAACGGCAGAACCGCCGGGCGGCACTGGGGGCGGCATTGCAGGTGGCCGATCGGCCACCGTACCGAAACAGACGGACGCGGCACGACAGCGGAGGGAGGACCATGCGCCGGACGATCCTGGTCGTCGAGGACGATCACGCCCTGCGTGA
- a CDS encoding phosphatase PAP2 family protein has translation MIVAFGATSVDGPAYTDVVDLARHAPAWLDDTLSAYSTYGLALFAVLMAVGWWHARRRGAAASVAALAVPFAVVAAFGVDAALKLLVREDRPCRSLRVTTLEACPAPGDWSFPSNHAAVAAAAAVAGLAAVAMALSRVWVGAHYPHDVLAGIVVGAVAALLFMSALRGRLEAAALRLSATRLRPLLVTS, from the coding sequence ATGATCGTCGCCTTCGGCGCCACGTCCGTGGACGGCCCGGCCTACACCGACGTGGTGGACCTCGCCCGGCACGCTCCCGCGTGGCTGGACGACACCCTCTCGGCCTACTCGACGTACGGGCTCGCTCTGTTCGCCGTGCTCATGGCCGTCGGCTGGTGGCACGCCCGGCGGCGGGGCGCCGCCGCCTCGGTCGCGGCGCTCGCCGTGCCGTTCGCCGTCGTCGCGGCCTTCGGGGTGGACGCCGCGCTGAAGCTGCTGGTGCGCGAGGACCGGCCCTGCCGGAGCCTGCGGGTGACCACGCTGGAGGCCTGTCCGGCGCCGGGCGACTGGTCCTTCCCCAGCAACCACGCCGCTGTCGCCGCCGCGGCCGCCGTCGCCGGCCTGGCCGCGGTCGCGATGGCCCTCTCGCGCGTGTGGGTGGGCGCGCACTACCCCCATGACGTCCTCGCGGGGATCGTGGTGGGCGCCGTGGCCGCCCTGCTCTTCATGTCGGCTCTGCGCGGGCGGCTGGAGGCCGCGGCACTGCGCCTCTCTGCCACGCGACTGCGTCCGCTCCTGGTCACGTCATGA
- a CDS encoding DedA family protein, with translation MTTAVHLSSQLAVNVLDARSLLSAFGVLGVGVILFAETGLLIGFFLPGDSLLFTAGLLCTGTAGSGLKLSLGPLLVAAAVGALAGSQCGYLLGRRAGGTLLARSRSARLHEGAERAEELLERYGHAKAIVLARFVPVVRTVLNPMAGALRVPVRTFTVWQVTGGLVWSLGLTLAGYALGSSVPNVDRYLLPIVAVIVAVSLIPVASEVFRSRRAAKATADEAQEAQKAQEARG, from the coding sequence ATGACCACAGCCGTACACCTGTCGTCCCAGCTCGCCGTCAATGTGCTGGACGCACGGTCGCTGCTGTCCGCGTTCGGCGTGCTGGGCGTGGGTGTGATCCTGTTCGCCGAGACCGGGCTGCTGATCGGCTTCTTCCTCCCGGGCGACTCCCTGCTGTTCACGGCCGGTCTGCTGTGCACCGGCACCGCCGGGAGCGGCCTGAAGCTGTCGCTCGGCCCGCTTCTGGTCGCGGCGGCGGTCGGAGCCCTGGCCGGCTCGCAGTGCGGGTACCTCCTGGGCCGTAGAGCAGGCGGAACCCTGCTCGCCCGCAGCCGGTCGGCCCGCCTGCACGAGGGGGCGGAACGCGCGGAGGAACTGCTGGAGCGCTACGGCCACGCGAAGGCGATCGTCCTGGCCCGCTTCGTCCCGGTCGTGCGGACGGTCCTGAACCCGATGGCGGGTGCCCTGCGGGTGCCCGTGCGGACGTTCACCGTCTGGCAGGTGACCGGCGGGCTGGTGTGGAGCCTCGGCCTCACGCTGGCGGGATACGCGCTGGGATCCTCCGTGCCGAACGTGGACCGCTATCTGCTGCCGATCGTCGCGGTGATCGTGGCCGTGTCGCTGATTCCGGTCGCCTCCGAGGTGTTCCGCTCACGCCGGGCCGCCAAGGCGACGGCGGACGAGGCACAGGAGGCGCAGAAGGCACAGGAGGCGCGCGGATGA
- a CDS encoding fatty acid desaturase family protein translates to MTAIDPTAHLTAEQIEELGRELDAIRDAVIADRGEKDAAYIRKVISAQRKLELASRGVLLFSLFPPAWVIGTAGLSVAKIMDNMEIGHNILHGQWDWMRDPKIHSTTWEWDHVSPADQWKHSHNELHHTYTNVIGKDNDLGYGIMRVDEDQKWHPFHLGQPLWNFINACFFEYGIAAYDLELGKNLHKRRRKNPEFRERAKAVGRKIRKQVLKDYVIHPLLSGPSFLPTLAATFTANLVRNIWSHSVIMCGHFPEGVQVFERRSIRGETRGQWYLRQMMGSANISGSKAMHFMTGNLSHQIEHHLFPDLPSNRYAEVAVKVRALFEKYELEYVTGPLPKQVFSAWHKVVRLSLPNKKTKVRTPDREQELVAA, encoded by the coding sequence TTGACCGCCATCGACCCCACCGCCCACCTGACCGCGGAGCAGATCGAGGAGCTCGGACGCGAGCTGGACGCGATCCGCGACGCGGTGATCGCCGACCGCGGCGAGAAGGACGCGGCCTACATCCGCAAGGTCATCTCGGCGCAGCGCAAGCTGGAGCTGGCCAGCAGGGGCGTGCTGCTGTTCTCGCTCTTCCCGCCGGCGTGGGTGATCGGTACCGCCGGCCTGTCCGTGGCGAAGATCATGGACAACATGGAGATCGGCCACAACATCCTGCACGGCCAGTGGGACTGGATGCGGGACCCGAAGATCCACTCCACCACCTGGGAATGGGATCACGTCTCGCCGGCGGACCAGTGGAAGCACTCGCACAACGAGCTGCACCACACGTACACGAACGTGATCGGCAAGGACAACGACCTCGGCTACGGCATCATGCGCGTCGACGAGGACCAGAAGTGGCACCCGTTCCACCTGGGCCAGCCGCTGTGGAACTTCATCAACGCCTGCTTCTTCGAGTACGGCATCGCGGCGTACGACCTGGAGCTCGGCAAGAACCTGCACAAGCGCCGCCGCAAGAACCCGGAGTTCCGCGAGCGGGCCAAGGCCGTGGGCCGCAAGATCCGCAAGCAGGTGCTCAAGGACTACGTGATCCACCCACTGCTGTCGGGTCCGTCGTTCCTGCCCACGCTGGCCGCCACGTTCACCGCGAACCTGGTCCGCAACATCTGGTCCCACTCGGTGATCATGTGCGGGCACTTCCCCGAGGGCGTGCAGGTCTTCGAACGCCGGTCGATCAGGGGCGAGACGCGCGGCCAGTGGTACCTGCGCCAGATGATGGGCTCGGCGAACATCAGCGGCAGCAAGGCCATGCACTTCATGACCGGCAACCTGTCGCACCAGATCGAGCACCACCTGTTCCCGGACCTGCCGAGCAACCGGTACGCCGAGGTCGCGGTCAAGGTGCGCGCGCTGTTCGAGAAGTACGAGCTGGAGTACGTCACCGGACCGCTGCCGAAACAGGTGTTCTCGGCCTGGCACAAGGTCGTCCGGCTCTCGCTGCCGAACAAGAAGACGAAGGTCCGGACGCCGGACCGGGAGCAGGAGCTCGTCGCGGCCTGA
- a CDS encoding ferredoxin reductase — MTSATLRSGAWKLLEMVTTPLLPSDYLDLVSPLRAGADLRGRIEAVQPETGDAATIVIRPGRGWRGHTPGQYVRIGVDVDGVRLWRAYSLTSPTNRRDGRVTITVKAIPDGKVSNHLVRRARPGTLVHLDQATGDFVLPQAKPAKVLYLTAGSGITPVMGMLRDTAFDDAVMVHCAPQPQDVIFRRELHELVADRKLRLTEVHTDTDGKLDIARLDELVPDWAERETWACGPAGLLDAAEKHWAEHGVEERLHIERFRPSIVVAGDGGEVTFSATGKRVDADGATPLLDVGEEAGVLMPSGCRMGICFGCITPLKAGAVRDLRTGEITEAEPGVLIQTCVSAAAGPCDIER; from the coding sequence ATGACGAGTGCAACCCTCCGCAGTGGGGCGTGGAAACTGCTGGAGATGGTCACGACGCCGCTGCTGCCGTCGGACTACCTCGACCTGGTCAGCCCGCTGCGGGCCGGTGCGGATCTGCGCGGGCGCATCGAGGCCGTGCAGCCCGAGACGGGTGACGCGGCGACCATCGTGATCAGACCGGGCCGGGGCTGGCGCGGCCACACGCCCGGCCAGTACGTGCGGATCGGGGTCGACGTCGACGGGGTGCGTCTGTGGCGCGCCTACTCCCTCACCTCGCCGACGAACCGGCGGGACGGCCGCGTCACGATCACCGTGAAGGCCATCCCGGACGGCAAGGTCAGCAACCACCTGGTCCGCAGGGCGAGACCCGGCACGCTGGTCCACCTCGACCAGGCGACCGGTGACTTCGTGCTGCCGCAGGCCAAGCCCGCCAAGGTGCTCTACCTCACGGCCGGCAGCGGCATCACGCCCGTGATGGGCATGCTGCGCGACACCGCGTTCGACGACGCCGTCATGGTCCACTGCGCGCCACAGCCGCAGGACGTGATCTTCCGCAGGGAACTGCACGAGCTCGTCGCGGACAGGAAGCTGCGGCTCACCGAGGTGCACACCGACACGGACGGCAAGCTCGACATCGCCCGTCTCGACGAGCTCGTGCCCGACTGGGCCGAGCGCGAGACCTGGGCCTGCGGGCCCGCGGGCCTGCTCGACGCCGCCGAGAAGCACTGGGCCGAGCACGGCGTCGAGGAGCGCCTGCACATCGAGCGCTTCCGCCCGAGCATCGTGGTCGCCGGCGATGGCGGCGAGGTCACCTTCAGCGCCACCGGCAAGAGAGTCGACGCGGACGGCGCGACGCCTCTGCTGGACGTCGGCGAGGAGGCCGGCGTGCTCATGCCCTCCGGGTGCCGCATGGGCATCTGCTTCGGCTGCATCACGCCGCTCAAGGCGGGCGCCGTCCGCGACCTGCGCACCGGTGAGATCACCGAGGCCGAACCGGGCGTCCTCATCCAGACCTGTGTGTCCGCCGCTGCGGGCCCCTGCGACATCGAACGGTAG
- a CDS encoding PucR family transcriptional regulator, with translation MSHAIRRASELALDETTVTALRAALKSTADEIVQAIIDEVPSYANALSGTMGGTIRRAVRTALGHYLDLASGNATGGDGGDAAYELGRGEVRDGRSMDALLSAYRVGARVAWRCLAAGAVPAGLPAAEVAKFAELTFAYIDELSAASAAGHADELAARGRAHERHLEQLARDLLADASPDLLLAAAQRAGWQPPVSLTAVLLPAAQARPAYRTLDPSTLVLDDLPDAFGVLLVPDADRPHLLRLLTDRTAVVGPARPWTRASDSYARAVRARSLSADIRDTEDHLPELVLSADADAFADLRARALAPLRTLPAATARRLEETLRAWLLHHGRRDEVAAALFVHPQTVRYRMSQLRELFPDLGSPNRVLELTLAVGLRDS, from the coding sequence GTGAGTCATGCAATCCGGAGGGCCAGCGAACTGGCACTCGATGAGACGACGGTCACCGCACTACGGGCCGCGCTGAAGAGCACCGCCGACGAGATCGTCCAGGCGATCATCGACGAGGTCCCTTCCTACGCCAACGCCCTTTCGGGCACCATGGGCGGCACCATCCGCCGGGCTGTCCGCACCGCCCTGGGTCACTACCTGGACCTCGCGAGCGGGAACGCCACGGGCGGCGACGGCGGCGACGCGGCCTACGAGCTGGGCCGCGGCGAGGTGCGCGACGGCCGTTCGATGGACGCCCTCCTCAGTGCCTACCGGGTCGGCGCCCGCGTGGCCTGGCGGTGTCTGGCTGCGGGCGCCGTACCCGCGGGTCTGCCCGCCGCCGAGGTCGCCAAGTTCGCCGAGCTGACCTTCGCCTACATCGACGAGCTCTCCGCCGCGAGCGCCGCGGGCCACGCCGACGAACTGGCCGCCCGCGGCCGGGCCCATGAACGCCACCTCGAACAACTGGCCCGCGACCTCCTCGCCGACGCGAGCCCGGACCTGCTGCTGGCCGCCGCGCAACGGGCAGGGTGGCAGCCCCCGGTATCGCTGACCGCGGTGCTGCTGCCCGCGGCCCAGGCCCGGCCCGCCTACCGCACGCTGGACCCGAGCACCCTCGTCCTCGACGACCTGCCGGACGCGTTCGGTGTACTGCTCGTCCCGGACGCGGACCGGCCGCATCTCCTCAGGCTGCTGACCGACCGCACCGCCGTGGTCGGCCCGGCCCGGCCCTGGACCCGCGCGTCCGACTCCTACGCACGAGCCGTCCGCGCCCGCTCTCTCTCCGCCGACATCCGCGACACCGAGGACCACCTGCCCGAACTGGTGCTGAGTGCCGACGCGGACGCGTTCGCCGACCTGCGGGCCCGGGCCCTCGCCCCGTTGCGGACCCTGCCTGCCGCGACCGCGCGACGCCTGGAGGAGACGTTGCGGGCCTGGCTGCTGCACCACGGCCGACGCGACGAGGTGGCCGCGGCGCTGTTCGTCCACCCCCAGACCGTCCGGTACCGCATGTCCCAACTCCGGGAGCTGTTCCCCGACCTCGGATCACCGAACCGGGTCCTCGAGCTGACCCTGGCGGTCGGCCTCCGGGACAGCTGA